The following proteins come from a genomic window of Metarhizium brunneum chromosome 2, complete sequence:
- the himE_3 gene encoding Efflux pump himE produces the protein MSAHTDSSGTLMVPSLNGTIIPYSQCSIDTCSLSYAQVQYQPSESGNLAYLIIFAAVLFAQSVLGIIYRTWGFSISMALGLVLEVVGYVGRVQMHNDPFKMDPFLMYLICLTIGPAFLSAAIYLSLSRLIVAHGAYLARFAPRTYTIIFVTCDVISLVLQATGGAFAASDGDASLKQTGVNVMIAGLSFQVASLLTFIILSVDFWWRLRGTNGGYEQKAMKLKTSTMFKAFPWATGIATIAIFIRCVYRLAELQEGFAGKLANDEVLFMIFEGPMIMLAAIAMTIFHPGFCFKGAWGSLK, from the exons ATGTCTGCGCATACCGACTCCTCGGGCACGCTCATGGTCCCTAGCCTCAACGGCACCATTATTCCCTACTCCCAATGTAGCATCGACACTTGCTCGCTTTCCTATGCACAAGTCCAGTACCAGCCCTCCGAGAGCGGCAACCTCGCCTACTTGATCATCTTTGCCGCTGTACTTTTTGCCCAGTCTGTTCTTGGAATCATATACCGAACATGGggcttctccatctccatggccctTGGCCTAGTGCTCGAGGTCGTAGGATATGTAGGGCGTGTACAGATGCACAATGACCCTTTCAAGATGGACCCTTTTCTCAT GTACCTCATCTGCCTAACAATTGGTCCCGCCTTCCTATCGGCAGCCATTTACCTCTCCCTTTCGCGGCTCATTGTCGCCCACGGAGCATACCTGGCTCGCTTTGCGCCTCGCACCTATACCATCATCTTTGTCACGTGTGATGTCATCAGTCTGGTCCTACAAGCGACGGGTGGTGCGTTTGCTGCCAGCGACGGCGACGCCAGCCTTAAACAGACGGGCGTCAATGTCATGATTGCCGGTTTATCGTTCCAGGTGGCCAGTCTTTTGACATTCATCATCCTTTCAGTAGACTTTTGGTGGAGACTAAGAGGTACAAATGGGGGTTACGAGCAAAAGGCCATGAAGCTGAAAACGTCAACCATGTTCAAGGCGTTTCCGTGGG CGACCGGAATCGCAACGATAGCAATTTTTATTCGATGTGTGTACCGCTTGGCGGAGTTGCAGGAAGGCTTTGCTGGAAAATTGGCAAATGACGAGGTTCTGTTTATGATTTTTGAGGGTCCGATGATTATGCTGGCTGCGATTGCCATGACAATCTTTCACCCGGGGTTTTGCTTTAAAGGGGCTTGGGGGTCGCTGAAGTAG
- the gad8_1 gene encoding Serine/threonine-protein kinase gad8, producing MGENFKEPDIVLPCILTVTLHEAPGLPALYDKRRYALLNYDKCEVPVEPYLVFANDPILVQKDYNVCKFYVARLAELTISFYVPDPEDAPAMLLGVARVKPFSISRSANSRWLPVGHDSAARVRVSFEYQRTLQEPKFRLLGGDMIRSRSRYVGVFKSEDIGQRYADGWFSNEHISSPDLISFLPSQINHPFIASVTHSYESEYELHLLSPYVSGGHLFHHIQNQRRFDPDTSRLYIAEILCALEYIHDFHSIFGWLKPQNVLLDLSGHIVLCGFGLFILEAKNRDSTTPRVAEYPAPELLLGSDATRLADYWTLGIFLYEMLVGEPLFYDENPTNITEKILKQPLEFPGNISTAAKDLITRLLDRRPQERLGAHGASEIKNHSFFKTINWQKVLQRNYEPAFKPEYTPGSNPLCGSCNFSPNHVSGSFEQHGVPGSFEPPEPPSIFQGLNRWAMAQGGRATENSETTIQADNEWDLIWQDSQPQSFHFHNRVTGATRPVPSRAVDPCATQDAATYTNIGLDTTPGLTHKLDALEAALRAGYDHAVSELLTYNMDLNVEIFGRDRRRPLHWAVKHKNLHLVCLFLEHGANADFGGPALIQAVEIGHLGIAEALVSKTSRVACTQSLGLAVDKQDMNMARLLLGYGAHCDFEKDDRPHPQPTWDQSFMGCDISRPQEFKPPLIRAIQKHDIDIVRLLLLHGADPNVALHDTFDCGRAVQLAMKAEQLGIVQLLLDSGADISLPGDTWEGSGHKCHISKRPVYQNVTARLRAAMAAKKLGKAANLYVSG from the coding sequence TTCTACGTTGCTCGTCTTGCAGAGTTAACCATTTCCTTCTATGTCCCTGATCCAGAAGATGCGCCAGCGATGCTTTTGGGTGTAGCACGAGTAAAACCTTTTAGTATTTCAAGATCCGCCAACTCCCGCTGGCTGCCAGTGGGCCATGATTCTGCTGCCAGAGTTCGTGTCAGTTTCGAATATCAGCGCACTTTGCAAGAGCCGAAATTTCGGTTACTAGGGGGCGATATGATACGAAGCAGATCGAGATACGTTGGAGTATTCAAGTCGGAAGATATAGGGCAAAGATATGCTGATGGGTGGTTCTCAAATGAGCACATCTCTTCGCCTGACCTGATCTCGTTCTTACCATCTCAAATCAACCATCCGTTTATCGCCTCAGTTACACATTCTTATGAATCGGAATATGAATTACACCTTCTTTCGCCGTACGTTAGCGGCGGACATCTTTTTCATCACATTCAGAATCAGCGACGTTTTGATCCTGATACATCTCGACTATACATCGCTGAGATTTTGTGCGCGCTAGAATACATTCACGATTTTCATAGCATCTTTGGTTGGCTGAAGCCGCAGAATGTTCTTCTAGACCTTTCAGGCCATATTGTTCTGTGCGGCTTCGGTCTCTTCATCCTGGAGGCAAAGAATAGAGATTCCACGACACCTAGAGTAGCTGAGTACCCGGCACCAGAGCTACTCCTTGGCAGTGATGCAACTCGACTGGCAGATTATTGGACATTGGGAATCTTCCTTTACGAGATGCTAGTGGGAGAACCATTATTTTATGACGAAAATCCCACTAATATTACGGAAAAGATCCTCAAACAGCCTCTTGAATTTCCTGGCAATATATCCACAGCAGCCAAGGACCTTATAACTCGCCTTCTTGATCGCAGGCCGCAGGAACGCCTGGGTGCACATGGAGCGTCTGAAATTAAGAatcattctttttttaagaCTATAAACTGGCAAAAGGTTCTCCAGCGGAACTATGAACCTGCTTTCAAGCCAGAATATACACCAGGTTCTAACCCCTTATGTGGCTCTTGTAACTTCTCACCAAACCACGTATCTGGATCGTTTGAGCAACATGGTGTGCCTGGAAGCTTTGAGCCACCAGAGCCACCATCAATATTCCAAGGACTGAACAGATGGGCCATGGCCCAAGGGGGGAGGGCCACCGAGAATTCGGAGACGACTATTCAAGCGGACAATGAATGGGACTTGATATGGCAAGATTCACAGCCGCAAAGCTTTCATTTCCATAATCGTGTCACAGGGGCAACAAGACCAGTTCCTTCTCGGGCTGTTGATCCTTGCGCTACCCAGGACGCCGCAACTTATACCAACATTGGCTTAGATACTACTCCTGGTTTAACGCACAAGTTAGACGCGCTTGAAGCTGCGTTGCGAGCCGGATACGACCATGCTGTCTCGGAGCTATTGACATACAACATGGACTTGAATGTCGAGATTTTTGGCCGGGACCGGAGGCGCCCACTCCATTGGGCGGTAAAGCATAAAAACCTCCATCTAGTTTGCCTATTCCTGGAGCATGGCGCAAACGCTGATTTTGGCGGCCCTGCCCTAATCCAAGCCGTGGAAATCGGGCATCTTGGCATTGCAGAAGCTCTTGTGTCAAAAACGAGCCGAGTGGCCTGTACCCAATCTTTAGgtctcgccgtcgacaaacAGGATATGAACATGGCAAGACTTCTCTTAGGCTACGGTGCTCACTGTGACTTTGAAAAAGACGATCGCCCACACCCTCAGCCAACGTGGGATCAAAGTTTTATGGGCTGTGATATTTCTCGACCACAGGAGTTTAAACCCCCTCTTATCCGGGCAATTCAGAAGCACGACATTGATATTGTTCGGTTATTACTCTTGCATGGGGCGGATCCTAATGTTGCCCTTCATGATACTTTTGACTGTGGTAGAGCTGTCCAACTGGCTATGAAGGCTGAACAGCTAGGAATAGTACAGTTGTTACTTGACAGCGGCGCAGATATTAGTTTGCCGGGTGATACTTGGGAAGGGTCAGGACATAAATGTCATATTTCGAAGAGGCCAGTCTATCAAAATGTGACGGCCAGATTGcgagcagccatggcggcaaaaAAGTTGGGCAAGGCGGCAAATCTATATGTTTCGGGATAG
- the atnJ_0 gene encoding Aminotransferase atnJ, producing the protein MPPPAPLPNIDWARLGLTVADIVNGHVETTWSSERNTWTAPTFVKDPYLRVHGLSPALNYGMQAYEGLKASRSPDDTITIFRPTFHHRRLVQSSAAVCLPAVPEDVFLSSISLAVRGNAEFVGPGDSAAVLYLRPVIFASAPQLALEPSPTCTLAIYAQPATTYHGVRPVPCLVLDNFDRAATRGTGYAKIGGNYAPVIKYSQEAKQKGFPITLHLDSKTQGEIEEFSTSGFVGVLKGGDDQERPRATLVVPNSTQIIDSVTSDSVLVIAEELGYTVERRVVKYSELGQFDEVLALGTAAGVLPISAIVRESTSDRFEYCPSGDAGPVAVELAGALTAMLKGRAEDKNDWRYEVVFAD; encoded by the exons ATGCCACCGCCTGCACCACTCCCCAACATCGACTGGGCCCGCCTGGGCCTGACGGTTGCCGATATCGTCAACGGCCATGTAGAAACCACCTGGTCTTCCGAAAGGAATACCTGGACGGCGCCAACCTTTGTCAAGGACCCCTATCTGCGCGTGCACGGCCTGTCCCCCGCGCTCAACTACGGCATGCAAGCCTACGAAGGCCTCAAAGCCAGCCGCAGCCCAGAcgacaccatcaccatcttccGCCCAACCTTTCACCACCGGCGTCTGGTGCAGTCAAGCGCAGCCGTCTGCCTGCCCGCAGTCCCCGAAGACGTCTTCCTCAGCAGCATCTCCCTGGCTGTCCGTGGCAACGCGGAATTCGTCGGCCCCGGCGACTCTGCGGCCGTCCTCTATCTCCGACCTGTAATCTTTGCTTCCGCGCCCCAGTTGGCATTGGAGCCGTCCCCGACGTGTACGTTGGCCATATACGCGCAGCCGGCGACGACATACCACGGCGTGCGGCCGGTGCCGTGCCTCGTTCTCGACAATTTCGACCGGGCGGCCACGCGCGGCACCGGCTACGCCAAGATTGGCGGCAACTATGCGCCCGTCATCAAGTACAGCCAGGAGGCGAAGCAAAAGGGCTTCCCTATCACGCTGCATCTGGACAGCAAGACACAGGGCGAGATTGAAGAATTCAGCACAAGCGGGTTCGTGGGTGTCTTGAAGGGGGGTGATGACCAGGAGCGCCCCCGGGCCACGCTCGTGGTCCCAAACAGCACACAAATCATCGACAGCGTAACCAGCGACAGCGTTTTGGTCATTGCCGAGGAATTGGGCTACACGGTGGAGCGGAGGGTAGTCAAATACTCGGAGCTCGGGCAGTTTGACGAGGTTCTTGCGTTGGGAACTGCCG CCGGCGTTCTTCCCATTTCTGCGATTGTGAGGGAGAGCACGAGCGACAGGTTCGAATATTGCCCAAGCGGTGATGCTGGCCCTGTAGCGGTCGAGCTAGCCGGTGCGTTGACGGCCATGCTTAAAGGTCGGGCAGAGGATAAGAATGACTGGCGATACGAAGTCGTCTTCGCGGACTAG